A window from Triticum aestivum cultivar Chinese Spring chromosome 6D, IWGSC CS RefSeq v2.1, whole genome shotgun sequence encodes these proteins:
- the LOC123141304 gene encoding uncharacterized protein: protein MNTRASLASQPATIPTHLTQEEQARRHVELHAAYYRDQMLESCNEVGQMATDSMPAQGPARKSFQKRFQQYVAKKFRCGRGDDVVTGAYNMPVARSARPSAAPSSRPSEAPTSHGQWGEGPSTRTTLPRHDSSLPLHRSSLMQLRQGQTSQDHGTGLDSMPEQTLSPNPYAYTGYDAYTKGEGSQSYLSTRGIPMPEETRVPDLNQHHVQWPDSIGEGSDQDIPDVNWGDENTQRGVNRGVRGASHDHGHTVTSLVTKFFGGEVIGPSLSPRSHNHTPTITLQVRNKDSRLHHLRRTRRYMKPNWSTAAVFV, encoded by the exons ATGAACACACGTGCTAGCCTGGCCAGTCAGCCAGCTACTATACCAACACATCTCACACAAGAGGAGCAGGCGCGGAGACATGTTGAGCTGCATGCAGCTTACTATCGTGACCAGATG CTTGAAAGTTGCAACGAAGTAGGGCAGATGGCTACGGATAGCATGCCGGCCCAGGGCCCAGCTCGCAAGTCATTCCAGAAGCGTTTTCAGCAATACGTGGCAAAGAAGTTCAGATGCGGTAGAGGCGACGACGTTGTCACTGGAGCATACAACATGCCGGTAGCGAGGTCAGCCAGACCGAGTGCGGCGCCGTCATCCAGACCGAGCGAGGCGCCTACGAGCCATGGGCAGTGGGGGGAGGGTCCGAGTACTAGAACGACATTGCCACGACATGACTCATCTCTACCACTGCATCGCTCTTCTTTGATGCAGCTTCGTCAGGGGCAGACATCTCAGGACCATGGCACGGGCTTGGATTCGATGCCCGAGCAGACTCTTTCCCCTAACCCATATGCGTACACAGGATATGATGCATACACCAAAGGTGAGGGATCTCAGTCGTATCTCTCCACGCGAGGGATCCCCATGCCCGAGGAGACTCGTGTACCAGATTTAAACCAGCACCACGTACAATGGCCAGACAGTATAGGAGAGGGATCTGATCAG GACATACCTGATGTTAATTGGGGCGATGAGAACACCCAACGTGGCGTCAACAGAGGCGTCCGGGGAGCATCACATGATCATGGCCACACGGTTACATCATTAGTTACAAAGTTCTTCGGAGGGGAAGTTATTGGCCCATCTTTATCCCCGCGGAGTCACAACCATACGCCTACAATTACGCTTCAGGTTCGCAACAAGGATTCACGACTCCACCACCTACGCAGGACTCGCAGATACATGAAGCCGAATTGGAGTACGGCCGCGGTCTTCGTGTAA